A genomic window from Dechloromonas sp. A34 includes:
- a CDS encoding OmpW/AlkL family protein: MQKKILVAALAVAGFVSANVQAEEGNFMVRARAVNLAFDNSNKDGLDKVGVGKVSAEDLWIPEVDFSYFMTKNLALELVLTYPQQVDIRTSALGKIGHVDVLPPSLVLQYHFTNLGMFKPYVGVGLNYSIFTKKSFNTALGKISVDNDSIGAVAQLGADFMLTKNWSLNVDVKYITMDTKVKLDGAKLGTLDLSPVTAGIGIGYRF; the protein is encoded by the coding sequence ATGCAAAAGAAGATTCTTGTTGCTGCGCTGGCTGTTGCCGGTTTCGTTTCGGCCAATGTGCAGGCCGAAGAAGGCAACTTCATGGTCCGTGCGCGTGCGGTCAATCTTGCTTTCGACAATTCGAATAAGGATGGTTTGGATAAGGTTGGTGTTGGCAAGGTATCCGCCGAAGACCTCTGGATTCCCGAAGTCGATTTCAGCTACTTCATGACCAAGAACCTGGCGCTCGAACTGGTCCTGACCTATCCGCAACAAGTCGACATCCGTACGTCCGCTCTCGGCAAGATCGGTCATGTCGATGTCCTGCCGCCTTCTCTCGTACTGCAGTATCACTTCACCAATCTCGGCATGTTCAAGCCCTATGTCGGTGTCGGTCTGAACTATTCGATCTTTACGAAGAAGAGTTTTAATACCGCCCTGGGCAAGATTTCCGTCGATAATGATTCGATCGGTGCTGTCGCTCAGCTTGGTGCGGATTTCATGCTCACCAAGAATTGGTCTCTGAACGTCGATGTCAAGTACATCACGATGGATACCAAGGTGAAACTGGATGGTGCCAAGCTCGGTACACTTGACCTGAGCCCGGTGACTGCCGGTATCGGTATCGGCTATCGTTTCTGA